TGGCTGGACGTCACGGTGCAGAACTTGTTGGCGGATCCGGACGTGCAGGGCTTCGTGGTGAACGCCCATGACGTCAGCAGCAGTGTACGGGCCATCGAAGCCCTCAGGGTGTCAGACCGTGCACACCGGCAAGCCGCTGACCGTTACCGGCACCTGCTGGACCTCGTGAACGCGTTTGATTTGACCGTGGACCCGGACGCCCTCATCCTGACGATGCTTGAGCGGGCCATGGCCGTCACGGGATTTCCACAGGCGTTCTACTACGCCGCGGCGGGCACGGATATGACCCTCCGGTGGGCACGGGGTGCCCACACCGATGAGGCGCTCGCTCTGTTGCCGAACATCAACGATTTACGTGCTTTTGGAAAGCCCGGGCTGGCCACCATGCGGGGTGAACTCTTTTTCGCAGCGGCGGATGAAGCGCTGTTCGACCCACCAGAAGCGCTGCCACGCCACTTCTGGCGATCATTCTGTTCCGTACCCATCCTCATGGGGGGCGCCCTGCACGGCGTGTTCGTGTTCGTGTCTGGAGCGGAAGACCGGATCAGTCCTGACCTCCAGCAGCTGATGCAGAGTTTCGCCGATCACGTCAACGTGATGCTGGAGCGTTACCAGCATGTGCAGCAACTGGATACGGCACGGGAAGAAACGTTTCGCGCCCTTGGTCGCGCGCTCGAATACCGGGACCATGACACGCACGGTCACACCGCACGGGTCGTGCAACTGGCGGAGCGGCTGGGCCGGGCGCTTGAGCTGAATGAGGCGCAACAGGACGCGCTGCGGTGGGGGGCGTACCTGCATGATGTGGGGAAGATAGGCGTTTCGGACCAGGTGCTGCTCAAACCGGGCGCGCTCACCGAAGGCGAGTGGTGGGAGATGCGGACGCACCCTCAGCTGGGTTACGCGATCCTCGCGCAGATTCCCACGCTGCCCGCCGAGACGCTCGGGGTCGTGCGGCATCATCATGAGCGGTGGGATGGGCGGGGGTATCCTGATGGGTTGGCGGGAGATGAAGTACCGCTGCTGGCCAGGGTATTCGCGGTGGTGGACGTGTATGACGCGTTGACGAGCAAGCGGCCGTACAAGGCGGCGTGGACGAGGGAAGAGGCAATGACTGAACTGGAGCGGATGGCCGGATCGCACCTTGACCCGGACATCGTGCACCGCTTCCTGACGCTCCTTTCCAGCGATGTCATCCGCTCAGCGTCCGGGGATGACCGCTGGCACACGGAGTGAGCAGGGTGCACCCTTCAATCGCTGCCTGGGATGTGGTGCCGCAGGGTGCGCCCGGAAATGACCCGGCCTTCACCCTGAGCCTGGGGCAGCAGGACACCGAACGCGTCCTGGTGCAGGTGTGGGGCGAGGTGATCGGGATGCTGGAGACGACGCTGCGGGATACGCTGGTCTGGACGAAGGCGGACCGTGCCGGGCAGGTGCGTCATCTTCAGGCCCGTCAGGACCGGCTGGAGGACGCGACGCGGGTGGCCCAGAACGCGCGCACAGGGGGAAGCATTCAGCGAGGCGGTGTGGGCAGAGTTGCGACGCGAAGTGACCCAGTTGCGTCACAACCTGGACCAGGAAGGGGAAGGCGCGCGTCTGGAAGCACTGGCTGCGCGGCTCGACGTCCTGCCGTCATGCGCTCAGAGCGCCAAATCCTTTGACATTGGCTTCACCCTCTGCTCAGTCCACTGCAGGAAGATCTGAAATCACTTCAATGTCATCCCTATCGGCCAGAAGGGCTGGGGCGAGATACTCCTGCCAGGAAGGGAAGCGTCCACCTTCTTAAAAACGGACGTGCGAGTGGGGCGGAAGCAGGTTCCCGGGCTGGTTCAAGTCCAGTCACCCACACCCCTCATGCGGCCCCAGGTCGCCTTTTCCCGGTGCTCCAGAGTTCTATAAATTCCTCTGTAAGGAACTGGTCGGCGTTCAAACCGAATGGCCGCCTACCCTGGTTCATATGGCGGAGCCACAGGCACAAACTCTCTTCAGTGATGAACTCCACGCTGTAGGGCACGCGCTCAGTCCCATCCAACCACAAGAGGTGGTCACCGATATCATCCTGCG
The sequence above is drawn from the Deinococcus hopiensis KR-140 genome and encodes:
- a CDS encoding HD domain-containing phosphohydrolase, whose amino-acid sequence is MGSDDSMTSADLSTIQRAITRHLTVYPASHDVIQQVLEWAGQALGAHSASICTYNPRTQSLHRVNAMGYSEERLREFRDIPVEPGLPITDAVLEQRTICLTARDWDERYPHLTFIRLPEMQAIVALPLLLEGKVHGTLTFSWDSGRTLDGFEWVFLEGFALQCADALYRLRRTAWDHKVLEYSGGIVLVFGADRKVSFLSSSVTALLGYTEEDLRNLHLPDVLHPEEAHLVRDVLADPGRSLRTRIRVRHKAGGWIWLDVTVQNLLADPDVQGFVVNAHDVSSSVRAIEALRVSDRAHRQAADRYRHLLDLVNAFDLTVDPDALILTMLERAMAVTGFPQAFYYAAAGTDMTLRWARGAHTDEALALLPNINDLRAFGKPGLATMRGELFFAAADEALFDPPEALPRHFWRSFCSVPILMGGALHGVFVFVSGAEDRISPDLQQLMQSFADHVNVMLERYQHVQQLDTAREETFRALGRALEYRDHDTHGHTARVVQLAERLGRALELNEAQQDALRWGAYLHDVGKIGVSDQVLLKPGALTEGEWWEMRTHPQLGYAILAQIPTLPAETLGVVRHHHERWDGRGYPDGLAGDEVPLLARVFAVVDVYDALTSKRPYKAAWTREEAMTELERMAGSHLDPDIVHRFLTLLSSDVIRSASGDDRWHTE